A window of the Nycticebus coucang isolate mNycCou1 chromosome 3, mNycCou1.pri, whole genome shotgun sequence genome harbors these coding sequences:
- the LOC128580785 gene encoding NADH dehydrogenase [ubiquinone] 1 alpha subcomplex subunit 1-like, with protein MWFKILPGLTIMDACLVIPTVATAYIHKVTNSGKKKTVAHYRHHWQLMERDTHISGVNRYYVSKALENID; from the coding sequence ATGTGGTTCAAGATTCTCCCTGGACTTACCATCATGGATGCATGCTTGGTCATCCCTACAGTGGCCACTGCTTACATCCACAAGGTCACTAACAGTGGCAAGAAAAAGACAGTTGCCCATTATAGACACCATTGGCAATTGATGGAAAGAGATACTCACATCTCTGGAGTTAATCGCTACTATGTGTCAAAGGCTTTAGAGAACATTGATTAA